GCTGATCTATTTTCTAGTAAAGCACGTTGAAAATCTATTATTTTTTCGCGACATTCGGCAGTACCAACAGTCGCAAGATGTTGTTGAATTCTAGGATCTTCTTGAGTATTAATCAATGGAGCAACATAAGGAACTGCAATAGCAACATCTTTCGGATATTTTGATTTGTAAATTAAAGTCGTTTCTCCACCTTTACTGATTCCAGTTGAAATCCACTTACCAGTGTATAACTGTTTAAGTTTAGTAACAATAGCATGATAATCTGCTACAGCTTGGTCATTGGTTAAATATTCCCAAGGAATAGGATTCGGTCTAGATTTTCCATAAAAACGATACTCAACAATAACCTGATTGGCATTTAGTAAAGTACTTAATTCAGTTTTAGTATATCTAGCGGCGTAGCCTTCAGTTTCAATTACCATCGGGTTATTAAAGTCTAAATGGGATAAGTATACATAATGCTTGAAAGTTCCCTTTTTTGGATTCTTATGATCAAGAGGCTCATTAAGTACCAATTGATATGATTCTTTAAATCCTTCAAGATCTTTTATTTTAGTAATTTCAGAATCGGGAAATAATTGCGTCAATTTATTCTCTAAATCAGTTTTAATAGTTGTTTCAGTTTGGGCATAACTAAAACATGAAACGAAAGAAATAAACAGAAGTAATAAAGCGTGTTTTAACTTTTTCATTATTTGTAAATGGTTGTTATTTATAAAGATATTATCTTCAAAACTAATCAATTTATGTCGTATTAATGTTAAAAGAGCTAATGATTACAGGCTATTTAAGGAAAATTAGAAAGTATTTAGTCTAGATTTCAGACTACTTAGATTGTTTGACTAACTTAGATTGTTAGATTGTTAGATTATTAGATTGTTAGATTGTTAGATTGTTAGATTTTTAGACATAGCTTTGCGAACTTTGCGCTTATAGAACATTCGCTATATAAAACCTAGCGTACTTTGCGATAAATAAGACTGACTTAGATTGTTAGACATAGCTTTGCGAACTTTGCGCTTATAGAACATTCGCTATATAAAACCTAGCGAACTTTGCGATAAATAAGACTGACTTAGATTGTTAGACATAGCTTTGCGAACTTTGCGCTTATAGAACATTCGCTATATAAAACCTAGCGAACTTTGCGATAAATAAGACTAACTTAGATTGAAAAAACTCCTATTTTAATCTCAGACATAGCTTTGCGAACTTTGCGCTTATAGAACATTTGCAATATAACCTTGCGTACTTTGCGGTAAATTAAATAATTAGACTGACTTAGACTACTTAGATTCACCATTTCATATCTTTCATCTTGCTTCTTTCATCTTGCTTCTTTCATTTCACTTCTCACATTTCAGTTTACAGTCGCCTTGGTACCCTGGGTGGAGTTTAAGAATAATCTAGGTTTTTTTACTTTGTAACAACTTTTGTACCTTCTTTTGTACCTTCTTT
The nucleotide sequence above comes from Flavobacterium branchiarum. Encoded proteins:
- a CDS encoding S28 family serine protease, which codes for MKKLKHALLLLFISFVSCFSYAQTETTIKTDLENKLTQLFPDSEITKIKDLEGFKESYQLVLNEPLDHKNPKKGTFKHYVYLSHLDFNNPMVIETEGYAARYTKTELSTLLNANQVIVEYRFYGKSRPNPIPWEYLTNDQAVADYHAIVTKLKQLYTGKWISTGISKGGETTLIYKSKYPKDVAIAVPYVAPLINTQEDPRIQQHLATVGTAECREKIIDFQRALLENRSALLNEIKVYADAKKMTFTEVSMDEALEYSALEFPFSFWQWAGNCEEIPSKNATPKELFDYMNKIVGISFYNDTTFHDLLPSYYQHMSELGYYGFDFTPVKDLITVVKTTSNSRFAPKDVPINYNPKYIKKVRDYVENKGSRILYIYGGYDTWGACSPTPNPKLDALKMVLPGGGHATRIKNFPEDDQEKIMKTLNNWLKK